A single genomic interval of Tursiops truncatus isolate mTurTru1 chromosome 16, mTurTru1.mat.Y, whole genome shotgun sequence harbors:
- the UROS gene encoding uroporphyrinogen-III synthase isoform X1 gives MKVLLLKDPKEDDCGQDPYIRELGLYGLEATLIPVLSFEFWSLPSFLEKLSHPEGYGGLIFTSPRAVEAVELCLEKDNKTEVWRKSLAEKWNAKSVYVVGNATASLVNKIGLHTEGENCGNAGKLAEYICSRESSALPLLFPCGTLKREILPKMLKDKGIPVESLTVYQTIPHPGIQGNLNSYYSQQGIPASITFFSPSGLTHSLKHIQELSGDNIDQIKFVAIGPTTAHALAAQGLPVSCTAESPTPQALAAGIRTALQSHGC, from the exons GAATTAGGATTATATGGACTCGAAGCCACTTTGATCCCTGTTTTATCATTTGAGTTTTGGTCTCTTCCCAGTTTTTTGGAGAAG CTGTCTCACCCTGAAGGTTACGGGGGCCTCATTTTTACCAGCCCCAGAGCAGTGGAAGCAGTGGAGCTGTGTTTGGAGAAAGACAATAAAACCGAAG TCTGGAGAAAGTCTCTGGCAGAAAAATGGAATGCTAAGTCAGTGTATGTGGTGGGAAATGCTACTGCTTCTCTAG tGAATAAAATTGGCCTGCATACAGAAGGAGAAAACTGTGGAAATGCAGGAAAGCTTGCAGAGTACATTTGTTCTA GGGAGTCGTCAGCACTGCCTCTTCTGTTTCCCTGTGGAACCCTCAAAAGAGAAATCCTGCCGAAAATGCTCAAGGACAAAG GGATTCCCGTGGAGAGCTTAACCGTCTACCAGACGATCCCACACCCAGGGATCCAGGGGAACCTCAACAGCTACTATTCCCAGCAG GGCATTCCCGCCAGCATCACGTTTTTCAGTCCCTCTGGCCTGACACACAGTCTCAAGCATATTCAAGAGTTATCTGGTGACAACATTGACCAGATTAAG TTCGTGGCCATTGGGCCCACCACAGCCCACGCCCTGGCCGCGCAGGGCCTGCCCGTGAGCTGCACCGCAGAGAGCCCCACGCCGCAAGCCCTGGCTGCGGGCATCAGGACGGCGCTCCAGTCCCATGGATGCTGA
- the UROS gene encoding uroporphyrinogen-III synthase isoform X4 gives MKVLLLKDPKEDDCGQDPYIRELGLYGLEATLIPVLSFEFWSLPSFLEKLSHPEGYGGLIFTSPRAVEAVELCLEKDNKTEVWRKSLAEKWNAKSVYVVGNATASLVNKIGLHTEGENCGNAGKLAEYICSRAGPEKVAHPPLPRGPGPLELRQGMAEGLPRFPVGSPFSPFLLRTILFPLSWVTVCAVLTSRMRRSWVVSVFLTRPLPRLIWSSLPSTAGCTVQYGSQEPHVPI, from the exons GAATTAGGATTATATGGACTCGAAGCCACTTTGATCCCTGTTTTATCATTTGAGTTTTGGTCTCTTCCCAGTTTTTTGGAGAAG CTGTCTCACCCTGAAGGTTACGGGGGCCTCATTTTTACCAGCCCCAGAGCAGTGGAAGCAGTGGAGCTGTGTTTGGAGAAAGACAATAAAACCGAAG TCTGGAGAAAGTCTCTGGCAGAAAAATGGAATGCTAAGTCAGTGTATGTGGTGGGAAATGCTACTGCTTCTCTAG tGAATAAAATTGGCCTGCATACAGAAGGAGAAAACTGTGGAAATGCAGGAAAGCTTGCAGAGTACATTTGTTCTA GAGCTGGACCTGAAAAAGTCGCACATCCTCCACTTCCCCGTGGACCAGGCCCCCTGGAGCTCAGGCAGGGGATGgcagagggacttcccaggtTCCCAGTtggctctcctttctccccttttcttttaagaactattttatttcctctttcctggGTCACTGTATGCGCTGTGTTAACATCGAGGATGAGACGTTCCTGGGTGGTCAGCGTGTTCCTGACGCGCCCCCTGCCTCGCCTCATTTGGTCCTCACTACCGTCCACTGCAGGCTGCACAGTCCAGTATGGCAGCCAGGAGCCACATGTgcctatttaa
- the UROS gene encoding uroporphyrinogen-III synthase isoform X2 translates to MKVLLLKDPKEDDCGQDPYIRELGLYGLEATLIPVLSFEFWSLPSFLEKLSHPEGYGGLIFTSPRAVEAVELCLEKDNKTEVNKIGLHTEGENCGNAGKLAEYICSRESSALPLLFPCGTLKREILPKMLKDKGIPVESLTVYQTIPHPGIQGNLNSYYSQQGIPASITFFSPSGLTHSLKHIQELSGDNIDQIKFVAIGPTTAHALAAQGLPVSCTAESPTPQALAAGIRTALQSHGC, encoded by the exons GAATTAGGATTATATGGACTCGAAGCCACTTTGATCCCTGTTTTATCATTTGAGTTTTGGTCTCTTCCCAGTTTTTTGGAGAAG CTGTCTCACCCTGAAGGTTACGGGGGCCTCATTTTTACCAGCCCCAGAGCAGTGGAAGCAGTGGAGCTGTGTTTGGAGAAAGACAATAAAACCGAAG tGAATAAAATTGGCCTGCATACAGAAGGAGAAAACTGTGGAAATGCAGGAAAGCTTGCAGAGTACATTTGTTCTA GGGAGTCGTCAGCACTGCCTCTTCTGTTTCCCTGTGGAACCCTCAAAAGAGAAATCCTGCCGAAAATGCTCAAGGACAAAG GGATTCCCGTGGAGAGCTTAACCGTCTACCAGACGATCCCACACCCAGGGATCCAGGGGAACCTCAACAGCTACTATTCCCAGCAG GGCATTCCCGCCAGCATCACGTTTTTCAGTCCCTCTGGCCTGACACACAGTCTCAAGCATATTCAAGAGTTATCTGGTGACAACATTGACCAGATTAAG TTCGTGGCCATTGGGCCCACCACAGCCCACGCCCTGGCCGCGCAGGGCCTGCCCGTGAGCTGCACCGCAGAGAGCCCCACGCCGCAAGCCCTGGCTGCGGGCATCAGGACGGCGCTCCAGTCCCATGGATGCTGA
- the UROS gene encoding uroporphyrinogen-III synthase isoform X5, whose amino-acid sequence MKVLLLKDPKEDDCGQDPYIRLSHPEGYGGLIFTSPRAVEAVELCLEKDNKTEVNKIGLHTEGENCGNAGKLAEYICSRESSALPLLFPCGTLKREILPKMLKDKGIPVESLTVYQTIPHPGIQGNLNSYYSQQGIPASITFFSPSGLTHSLKHIQELSGDNIDQIKFVAIGPTTAHALAAQGLPVSCTAESPTPQALAAGIRTALQSHGC is encoded by the exons CTGTCTCACCCTGAAGGTTACGGGGGCCTCATTTTTACCAGCCCCAGAGCAGTGGAAGCAGTGGAGCTGTGTTTGGAGAAAGACAATAAAACCGAAG tGAATAAAATTGGCCTGCATACAGAAGGAGAAAACTGTGGAAATGCAGGAAAGCTTGCAGAGTACATTTGTTCTA GGGAGTCGTCAGCACTGCCTCTTCTGTTTCCCTGTGGAACCCTCAAAAGAGAAATCCTGCCGAAAATGCTCAAGGACAAAG GGATTCCCGTGGAGAGCTTAACCGTCTACCAGACGATCCCACACCCAGGGATCCAGGGGAACCTCAACAGCTACTATTCCCAGCAG GGCATTCCCGCCAGCATCACGTTTTTCAGTCCCTCTGGCCTGACACACAGTCTCAAGCATATTCAAGAGTTATCTGGTGACAACATTGACCAGATTAAG TTCGTGGCCATTGGGCCCACCACAGCCCACGCCCTGGCCGCGCAGGGCCTGCCCGTGAGCTGCACCGCAGAGAGCCCCACGCCGCAAGCCCTGGCTGCGGGCATCAGGACGGCGCTCCAGTCCCATGGATGCTGA
- the UROS gene encoding uroporphyrinogen-III synthase isoform X3: MKVLLLKDPKEDDCGQDPYIRLSHPEGYGGLIFTSPRAVEAVELCLEKDNKTEVWRKSLAEKWNAKSVYVVGNATASLVNKIGLHTEGENCGNAGKLAEYICSRESSALPLLFPCGTLKREILPKMLKDKGIPVESLTVYQTIPHPGIQGNLNSYYSQQGIPASITFFSPSGLTHSLKHIQELSGDNIDQIKFVAIGPTTAHALAAQGLPVSCTAESPTPQALAAGIRTALQSHGC; the protein is encoded by the exons CTGTCTCACCCTGAAGGTTACGGGGGCCTCATTTTTACCAGCCCCAGAGCAGTGGAAGCAGTGGAGCTGTGTTTGGAGAAAGACAATAAAACCGAAG TCTGGAGAAAGTCTCTGGCAGAAAAATGGAATGCTAAGTCAGTGTATGTGGTGGGAAATGCTACTGCTTCTCTAG tGAATAAAATTGGCCTGCATACAGAAGGAGAAAACTGTGGAAATGCAGGAAAGCTTGCAGAGTACATTTGTTCTA GGGAGTCGTCAGCACTGCCTCTTCTGTTTCCCTGTGGAACCCTCAAAAGAGAAATCCTGCCGAAAATGCTCAAGGACAAAG GGATTCCCGTGGAGAGCTTAACCGTCTACCAGACGATCCCACACCCAGGGATCCAGGGGAACCTCAACAGCTACTATTCCCAGCAG GGCATTCCCGCCAGCATCACGTTTTTCAGTCCCTCTGGCCTGACACACAGTCTCAAGCATATTCAAGAGTTATCTGGTGACAACATTGACCAGATTAAG TTCGTGGCCATTGGGCCCACCACAGCCCACGCCCTGGCCGCGCAGGGCCTGCCCGTGAGCTGCACCGCAGAGAGCCCCACGCCGCAAGCCCTGGCTGCGGGCATCAGGACGGCGCTCCAGTCCCATGGATGCTGA